A stretch of the Cucurbita pepo subsp. pepo cultivar mu-cu-16 chromosome LG16, ASM280686v2, whole genome shotgun sequence genome encodes the following:
- the LOC111776958 gene encoding calcium-dependent protein kinase 8-like isoform X3, which produces MVQKSMFGAPGLSSIFYSVAFHHFGQGVAQAIIRSVIDFRRDPWPRVSENAKDLVRKMLDPNPKRRLTAQEVLDHPWLQNAKKAPNVPLGETVKARLKQFSVMNKLKKRALRVIAEHLSVEEVAGIKDAFEMMDVEKRGKINLEELRSGLQKLGQQIPEADLQILMEAAGVHDDGTLNYGEFVALSIHLRRMANDEHLHKAFAFFDQNQSGFIEIEELRAVLNDEETNSEDVISAIMHDVDTDKDGCISYEEFAGMMKAGTDWRKASRQYSRERFNNLSLKLFREGSFNLTN; this is translated from the exons ATGGTCCAGAAGTCGATGTTTGGAGCGCCGGGGTTATCCTCTATATTTTACTCTGTGGCATTCCACCATTTTGGGcag GGTGTAGCACAGGCAATTATTCGCTCGGTTATTGATTTTAGGAGAGACCCCTGGCCAAGAGTCTCTGAAAATGCAAAGGACCTTGTAAGAAAAATGCTTGATCCCAATCCCAAACGGCGCCTTACCGCTCAGGAAGTTCTAG ACCACCCTTGGTTACAAAATGCTAAGAAGGCTCCAAATGTTCCATTAGGCGAGACAGTAAAAGCAAGACTCAAGCAATTTTCTGTGATGAACAAGCTCAAGAAACGAGCTCTAAGG GTGATCGCTGAGCATTTGTCAGTGGAGGAAGTAGCCGGCATAAAGGATGCATTTGAAATGATGGACGTTGAGAAGAGGGGCAAGATAAATTTGGAGGAGCTGAGAAGTGGATTGCAAAAGCTCGGACAACAGATTCCAGAAGCAGATCTTCAGATACTTATGGAAGCA GCTGGTGTTCATGATGATGGAACTCTCAACTACGGAGAGTTTGTTGCACTTTCAATCCACCTCAGAAGGATGGCAAATGACGAGCACCTACATAAAGCTTTTGCATTCTTTGATCAAAATCAGAGTGGTTTCATCGAGATTGAAGAGCTTCGAGCTGTGCTAAACGATGAAGAAACAAACAGTGAGGATGTCATCAGTGCCATTATGCACGATGTCGACACTGATAAG GACGGATGCATAAGCTACGAGGAGTTTGCAGGAATGATGAAGGCGGGAACCGATTGGAGAAAAGCATCGAGGCAATATTCACGGGAAAGATTCAACAACCTGAGCTTGAAGTTGTTCAGAGAAGGGTCATTTAATCTTACTAATTAA
- the LOC111776958 gene encoding calcium-dependent protein kinase 8-like isoform X1 has translation MYFMLQACHKHGVMHRDLKPENFLFANKKESSPLKAIDFGLSITFKRGEQFNEIVGSPYYMAPEVLKKNYGPEVDVWSAGVILYILLCGIPPFWAETEQGVAQAIIRSVIDFRRDPWPRVSENAKDLVRKMLDPNPKRRLTAQEVLDHPWLQNAKKAPNVPLGETVKARLKQFSVMNKLKKRALRVIAEHLSVEEVAGIKDAFEMMDVEKRGKINLEELRSGLQKLGQQIPEADLQILMEAAGVHDDGTLNYGEFVALSIHLRRMANDEHLHKAFAFFDQNQSGFIEIEELRAVLNDEETNSEDVISAIMHDVDTDKDGCISYEEFAGMMKAGTDWRKASRQYSRERFNNLSLKLFREGSFNLTN, from the exons ATGTATTTCATGTTACAGGCTTGTCATAAACATGGAGTGATGCATCGTGATCTCAAAccagaaaattttctttttgcaaaTAAGAAGGAATCATCCCCATTGAAGGCAATCGATTTTGGACTGTCTATCACTTTTAAACGAG GTGAACAATTCAATGAAATAGTAGGCAGTCCTTATTACATGGCCCCAGAGGTCCTGAAAAAGAACTATGGTCCAGAAGTCGATGTTTGGAGCGCCGGGGTTATCCTCTATATTTTACTCTGTGGCATTCCACCATTTTGGGcag AAACTGAACAGGGTGTAGCACAGGCAATTATTCGCTCGGTTATTGATTTTAGGAGAGACCCCTGGCCAAGAGTCTCTGAAAATGCAAAGGACCTTGTAAGAAAAATGCTTGATCCCAATCCCAAACGGCGCCTTACCGCTCAGGAAGTTCTAG ACCACCCTTGGTTACAAAATGCTAAGAAGGCTCCAAATGTTCCATTAGGCGAGACAGTAAAAGCAAGACTCAAGCAATTTTCTGTGATGAACAAGCTCAAGAAACGAGCTCTAAGG GTGATCGCTGAGCATTTGTCAGTGGAGGAAGTAGCCGGCATAAAGGATGCATTTGAAATGATGGACGTTGAGAAGAGGGGCAAGATAAATTTGGAGGAGCTGAGAAGTGGATTGCAAAAGCTCGGACAACAGATTCCAGAAGCAGATCTTCAGATACTTATGGAAGCA GCTGGTGTTCATGATGATGGAACTCTCAACTACGGAGAGTTTGTTGCACTTTCAATCCACCTCAGAAGGATGGCAAATGACGAGCACCTACATAAAGCTTTTGCATTCTTTGATCAAAATCAGAGTGGTTTCATCGAGATTGAAGAGCTTCGAGCTGTGCTAAACGATGAAGAAACAAACAGTGAGGATGTCATCAGTGCCATTATGCACGATGTCGACACTGATAAG GACGGATGCATAAGCTACGAGGAGTTTGCAGGAATGATGAAGGCGGGAACCGATTGGAGAAAAGCATCGAGGCAATATTCACGGGAAAGATTCAACAACCTGAGCTTGAAGTTGTTCAGAGAAGGGTCATTTAATCTTACTAATTAA